From Solanum lycopersicum chromosome 8, SLM_r2.1, the proteins below share one genomic window:
- the LOC101255910 gene encoding NDR1/HIN1-like protein 12 yields MPKPVLGPERRTNPLIWCAAIICTLLTVAVIITGMVVFIGYMVIRPKVPQMSVVSAHLDKFSYDMASVLVVKVSIVIKAENDNSKAHANFYETSYTLSFHGVKIAYLNADPFDVPSNKSIDLYYPVESSPIPLKPEEGEVAELFLRRGQVVFDIRGNTRTRWRVGILGSVKFWLHLNCQLKFPLNGTTIYPKCSTKSR; encoded by the coding sequence ATGCCAAAGCCGGTTTTAGGCCCAGAAAGGCGCACCAATCCATTAATTTGGTGTGCAGCTATAATCTGCACACTGTTGACCGTAGCCGTGATCATCACGGGTATGGTCGTATTCATCGGGTACATGGTGATCCGACCCAAAGTACCACAAATGAGTGTAGTAAGTGCACATTTAGACAAATTTTCCTATGACATGGCAAGTGTCTTAGTAGTCAAAGTGTCGATTGTAATCAAGGCTGAAAATGACAATTCAAAGGCCCATGCGAATTTCTACGAAACAAGTTACACACTTAGTTTCCATGGGGTTAAAATCGCGTATTTAAACGCTGATCCTTTTGATGTACCTTCAAACAAGTCGATTGACTTGTATTATCCTGTTGAGTCATCGCCGATACCGTTGAAACCTGAAGAAGGAGAAGTTGCTGAATTATTTTTGAGAAGGGGACAAGTTGTTTTTGATATAAGAGGGAATACAAGAACTAGGTGGAGAGTAGGGATTCTTGGTTCTGTTAAATTTTGGTTGCACTTAAATTGTCAACTTAAGTTTCCTTTGAATGGAACTACAATTTATCCAAAATGCAGCACAAAATCCAGATGA